Proteins from a genomic interval of Antedon mediterranea chromosome 5, ecAntMedi1.1, whole genome shotgun sequence:
- the LOC140048840 gene encoding uncharacterized protein, which produces MECIITKLCEAYPSTVSIEGKRFQRWPLITKGYKNIRRKVLSNGHLMLFAKLQLMEINRTTLIQWYNRTSKKQERQVLESGISATIPKLVSDKTLLEPLTKPAVLNVHTSAPSFTFVLPKNTSGLATLGNRPSIPVPGEIAKPPPSVPEASSTRILRTTLLYRKRVAKDISEGKPIKIYKPRTSAIVCSKCKQPRLNKNYTQYYGNWYCAATSDVTFKEWKSAMVAIRRLRQEREKKQQKE; this is translated from the exons ATGGAGTGCATTATTACAAAACTATGTGAAGCGTATCCATCTACCGTATCTATCGAAGGTAAACGTTTCCAGCGCTGGCCGCTCATTACCAAAGGCTACAAGAACATTCGTCGGAAAGTGCTATCGAATGGACACCTGATGTTGTTTGCTAAGCTTCAGTTGATGGAGATAAATCGTACGACACTCATCCAGTG GTACAACAGAACGTCAAAGAAGCAAGAGCGGCAAGTGTTGGAATCTGGCATCTCAGCAACAATACCCAAACTTGTCTCTGATAAAACCCTACTTGAACCTTTAACCAAGCCAGCGGTGCTAAACGTTCATACAAGCGCTCCATCTTTCACATTTGTCCTACCGAAAAACACTTCCGGCCTAGCGACTCTAGGAAACAGACCGTCGATCCCAGTTCCAGGCGAGATAGCAAAACCACCACCATCAGTCCCTGAGGCTAGCAGTACTCGGATTCTTAGAACTACCCTCTTGTACAGAAAACGAGTGGCTAAAGACATATCGGAAGGGAAACcgatcaaaatatacaaaccaAGAACGTCTGCGATTGTGTGCTCAAAGTGTAAGCAACCAAGATTAAATAAGAACTACACTCAGTACTATGGAAATTGGTATTGTGCTGCAACATCTGATGTGACTTTTAAAGAATGGAAATCGGCTATGGTTGCCATCCGTCGCCTTCGTCAAGAGAGGGAAAAAAAGCAGCAAAAAGAATGA